Proteins from a genomic interval of Nostoc sp. TCL240-02:
- a CDS encoding transposase DNA-binding-containing protein, with amino-acid sequence MLKIGQVKTIQDLEANPYRNCDFGDKRLTNRAVLIAEVLKVKYGEPVSQIFQSASDLKRGYKFFSNPKTTFDKLTQPCCKQTLMTGHSR; translated from the coding sequence TTGCTGAAAATAGGTCAGGTAAAAACAATACAGGATTTAGAAGCGAATCCGTACCGCAATTGTGATTTTGGTGACAAACGTCTGACCAACAGAGCAGTTTTAATTGCGGAGGTTTTAAAAGTAAAATATGGTGAGCCTGTATCACAAATATTTCAAAGTGCTAGTGACCTAAAACGTGGTTACAAATTCTTTTCTAACCCCAAAACAACTTTTGATAAATTGACCCAACCATGTTGTAAACAGACATTAATGACTGGCCATAGTCGCTAA
- a CDS encoding PRC-barrel domain-containing protein, producing the protein MTSEQIIRRSDILNTQVITRDNGKRLGIISQVWVDIDQREVVALGLRDSLISISGIPRYMYLNNISQIGDVILVDNEDVIEDIEVESLSNLINWEVITETGEVLGKVRGFKFNGETGKLNSIVIASLGLPQIPDQFLSTYEFSVDEIVSTGPNRLIVFEGAEERVNQLTTGLLERLGIGKAPWERDAEEEYGYTPPRQVAPGNQLPSGVPLQPPKQRVRAPEPVAREEEWTEDYVEEERPQRQVMKARQYESIQYEEDEEEDNWSEATGSDRYQQPQPLKYEAKPYSKPYVDEYDDYDDVDGDAWEDEPKPVNIPKKVKERKPEYEEEGGY; encoded by the coding sequence ATGACCTCCGAACAGATAATTAGACGTTCCGATATATTAAACACTCAGGTGATTACCCGCGACAACGGCAAGCGGCTAGGCATCATCAGTCAAGTCTGGGTTGATATTGATCAACGAGAGGTTGTGGCTCTTGGTTTGCGAGACAGCCTGATCTCCATTTCGGGCATACCGCGCTATATGTACCTCAACAACATCAGCCAGATCGGTGATGTCATCCTGGTTGATAATGAAGATGTAATTGAAGATATCGAAGTTGAATCTCTCAGCAATCTGATTAACTGGGAAGTAATTACAGAAACAGGCGAAGTACTAGGCAAAGTTCGGGGCTTCAAGTTCAACGGCGAAACCGGGAAACTTAACTCCATAGTCATCGCTTCTTTAGGATTGCCCCAAATTCCCGACCAATTTTTGAGTACTTACGAGTTCTCAGTGGATGAAATTGTCAGCACCGGCCCCAATCGGTTGATTGTGTTTGAAGGAGCCGAAGAACGGGTGAATCAGTTGACAACTGGTTTACTAGAGCGTTTGGGTATCGGCAAAGCACCTTGGGAGAGGGATGCAGAAGAAGAATACGGCTATACTCCACCACGCCAAGTTGCACCAGGTAATCAACTCCCTAGTGGTGTGCCGTTACAGCCACCTAAACAGAGAGTTCGCGCGCCCGAACCCGTAGCGCGCGAAGAGGAATGGACAGAAGACTATGTGGAAGAAGAAAGGCCACAACGTCAGGTAATGAAGGCGCGGCAATATGAGTCTATTCAATACGAAGAAGACGAGGAAGAAGATAACTGGAGTGAAGCAACAGGTAGCGACAGGTATCAACAACCGCAGCCGCTAAAATATGAAGCCAAGCCTTACAGCAAGCCTTATGTTGATGAATACGATGATTATGACGATGTAGACGGCGATGCTTGGGAAGATGAGCCGAAGCCTGTGAATATTCCGAAAAAAGTCAAGGAAAGGAAGCCAGAATACGAAGAAGAAGGCGGATATTAA
- a CDS encoding CDP-diacylglycerol diphosphatase codes for MMSIFLMSKSTFLSLFNNSFSPNQNKCKLIKYKNKYLLSILLTTLTVLSLDTIFNFQALGSSGRNFLWEKVQKCVANQQGNPPKPDPCLYVDINNRYVVANGSHSVEYLLLPTDKITGIENPSVSTQNKPYYWQYAWEAAKTYIPQIKPKIKNPAQYGLAINSKQARGQDQLHIHISCINKKVSKELEQNDNNIPSGSFKSFILTLNNNKYNIMKLTNNSLEASNNPFYLVKKSLHSSQNMADQSIAVAGRSKGGFYIVNTESSGGYQAAAEKLLDEDCSTQ; via the coding sequence ATGATGAGTATTTTTTTAATGTCAAAATCAACTTTTCTTAGCTTGTTTAATAATTCATTTTCGCCGAATCAAAATAAATGTAAACTAATAAAATATAAAAATAAATATTTATTGAGCATATTGTTAACTACTTTAACAGTACTCAGCTTAGATACTATTTTTAATTTTCAGGCATTAGGTAGTAGCGGGAGAAATTTTCTTTGGGAAAAAGTTCAGAAATGTGTAGCAAACCAGCAAGGCAATCCTCCTAAACCAGACCCATGTTTATATGTAGATATTAACAATAGATATGTTGTGGCAAATGGGAGTCATTCAGTTGAATATTTATTACTCCCAACTGATAAAATCACAGGTATAGAAAACCCTAGTGTATCCACGCAAAACAAACCATATTATTGGCAATATGCATGGGAAGCTGCTAAAACTTACATACCACAAATAAAACCTAAGATAAAAAACCCAGCTCAATATGGATTGGCTATTAATTCCAAACAAGCGCGTGGTCAAGATCAATTACACATTCATATTTCTTGCATTAATAAAAAAGTGAGTAAAGAACTTGAGCAAAATGATAATAATATTCCTAGTGGAAGTTTTAAAAGTTTTATTTTAACTTTAAATAATAATAAATATAATATAATGAAGTTAACTAATAATTCCCTTGAAGCGAGTAATAATCCTTTCTATCTGGTAAAGAAATCCTTGCATTCATCACAAAATATGGCTGATCAAAGTATTGCTGTAGCGGGAAGAAGCAAGGGAGGATTTTATATTGTGAACACAGAAAGTAGTGGTGGTTATCAAGCAGCTGCTGAGAAGTTACTTGATGAAGATTGTAGCACTCAATAA
- the smc gene encoding chromosome segregation protein SMC, giving the protein MVHIKRVELTNFKSFGGTTSVPLLPGCTVISGPNGSGKSNILDALLFCLGLSSSKGMRADRLPDLVNNTQTSKGRASIEASVTVTFDLSDEISHKDTKAQREEVEEAGEAEEAEEEPKSKIVRLSEAEVQNPKSSEWSVTRRLRVTHQGSYTSNYYINGEACTLTELHGELSNLRVYPEGYNVVLQGDVTSIISMNARERREIIDELAGVAAFDRKIIQAKSTLDEVKEKEDSCRIIETELTAQRDRLSQDRAKAEKYQKLRTEFLAKQSWEAVLSWRSLQAQQEKLVHEIQTGDRNSSELSTQLTNLNSEIVQKTAELEQLNAHVKALGEDELLAVQSALATQEAERKQLQRQLTELETASQETAKRLAQTQQEIQKHRHSLEEIAETQLVETRFIASSQQQRNEAHQALETSREAAAEIASASEAWVQQQTAFNRQIETLLQTLEPQRTEKAQLTERNNQLQQLIQEQTQLIERDEPLLAQKQTECSQIETEFNASSEPIQNLAQNLSATEQELQIQQETQKRLLFEQREKQRQLDKIEAQTQAQQEVQGTQASKVILQSGMPGLCGLVVQLGKVEPRHQLALEMAAGGRLGHIVVEDDGVAAAGIELLKQKRAGRATFLPLNKIHAPKFTQDATLRFASGFVNYAVNLVDCDRRYKDVFSYVFGNTVVFASLEAARKNLGLYRIVTLDGELLETSGAMTGGSNSQRSALRFGNAEAAESDEAIALRSRLVDIERVLERCTEAIATLSARSKKLTQELAEARQARREQQLQLEQLQKDIKNLTAQLEGTRSQLAQNSEKLAIAQSRLEILDRELPGQETHLQQLRHALAELEASQTPSEWQQIQVKIKTQEQQLQQRETALREAEQRLKNLENQQQRSQEKIQEAETRIAEYETQKTSCRDAIHHVLSQITTIDDQITQTRLSLTQMEQNLGEEKQKRDATELEVRSHLLRQQQLQWEIEKLKETQEKRREELIALQSQLRDMGAELPNPLPEVPDKVDLEELQKELRSLTKRLQAMEPVNMLALEEYERTQNRLQELTQKLETLEGERTELLLRIENFTTLRQLAFKEAFDAVNENFQSIFAILSDGDGFLQLENPEDPFSSGLNLVAHPKGKPVQRLASMSGGEKSLTALSFIFALQRYRPSPFYAFDEVDMFLDGANVERLARMIKQQSQQAQFIVVSLRRPMIESAERTIGVTQARGAYTQVLGIKLQSSNTSA; this is encoded by the coding sequence ATGGTTCATATCAAGCGCGTGGAACTTACCAACTTCAAATCCTTCGGTGGCACTACCTCAGTCCCTTTGCTACCGGGGTGTACTGTCATATCTGGGCCAAATGGTTCGGGTAAATCTAACATTCTCGATGCACTGCTATTTTGCCTCGGACTCTCCAGTTCTAAGGGAATGCGAGCCGATCGCCTCCCAGATTTGGTAAATAACACCCAAACGTCCAAAGGACGCGCTTCTATTGAAGCTAGTGTGACTGTAACGTTTGATTTGTCAGATGAAATCTCACACAAAGATACAAAGGCGCAAAGGGAGGAAGTAGAAGAGGCAGGGGAAGCCGAGGAAGCGGAGGAAGAACCAAAATCCAAAATTGTTCGACTGAGCGAAGCCGAAGTCCAAAATCCAAAATCGTCAGAGTGGAGTGTTACTAGAAGGCTGCGAGTCACTCACCAAGGAAGTTACACCTCGAATTACTATATCAATGGTGAAGCTTGCACGTTGACAGAATTGCATGGAGAATTAAGTAATCTACGGGTTTATCCTGAAGGCTACAACGTCGTGCTGCAAGGGGATGTCACCAGCATTATCTCGATGAATGCGCGGGAACGGCGGGAAATTATTGATGAATTGGCAGGGGTGGCGGCGTTCGATCGCAAAATCATTCAAGCCAAATCAACTTTAGATGAGGTGAAAGAAAAGGAAGATAGCTGTCGGATTATTGAAACAGAACTAACTGCACAACGCGATCGCCTTTCCCAAGATCGGGCTAAAGCTGAGAAATATCAAAAACTCCGCACCGAATTTCTAGCGAAACAATCCTGGGAAGCCGTTTTATCATGGCGATCGCTACAAGCACAACAAGAAAAGTTAGTTCACGAAATTCAAACAGGCGATCGCAATTCTAGTGAACTCTCAACCCAACTCACAAATCTAAATTCCGAAATCGTCCAAAAAACTGCTGAACTTGAACAACTCAATGCCCATGTCAAAGCATTGGGAGAAGATGAACTTTTAGCAGTACAATCTGCCCTCGCCACCCAAGAAGCAGAACGAAAACAACTCCAGCGTCAGCTAACAGAATTAGAAACGGCTTCCCAAGAAACCGCCAAACGTCTCGCTCAAACTCAGCAAGAAATTCAAAAACACCGTCATTCCCTAGAAGAAATTGCCGAAACCCAACTTGTAGAGACGCGATTCATCGCGTCTTCCCAACAACAAAGAAACGAAGCGCACCAAGCCTTAGAAACCTCCCGCGAAGCAGCAGCCGAAATCGCCTCAGCTTCGGAAGCGTGGGTGCAGCAACAAACGGCATTCAACCGCCAAATTGAAACTCTGCTGCAAACTCTAGAACCGCAACGCACAGAAAAAGCACAACTCACAGAACGCAATAATCAGTTACAGCAACTTATCCAAGAGCAAACGCAGTTAATTGAACGCGACGAACCCCTGTTAGCCCAAAAACAAACTGAATGTAGTCAAATTGAAACAGAATTTAACGCCTCTAGCGAACCCATTCAAAATTTAGCCCAAAATCTCTCAGCCACAGAACAAGAACTGCAAATCCAACAGGAAACCCAAAAGCGGTTACTTTTTGAACAACGGGAAAAACAACGCCAGTTGGATAAAATAGAGGCGCAAACGCAAGCACAGCAAGAAGTCCAAGGGACCCAAGCTAGTAAAGTCATTTTACAATCGGGAATGCCTGGACTTTGTGGCTTAGTTGTGCAATTAGGAAAAGTGGAACCCCGTCATCAGCTAGCTTTAGAAATGGCTGCTGGTGGGCGATTGGGACATATTGTGGTGGAAGATGATGGTGTAGCCGCAGCCGGTATTGAATTGCTCAAACAGAAGCGTGCAGGGAGAGCGACTTTTTTACCACTGAATAAAATTCACGCTCCTAAATTTACTCAAGATGCAACGCTGCGTTTCGCCAGTGGCTTCGTTAACTATGCTGTTAACTTAGTCGATTGCGATCGCCGTTACAAAGATGTATTCAGCTATGTTTTCGGTAACACAGTCGTATTTGCCAGCCTTGAGGCGGCGCGGAAAAATCTAGGATTGTATCGCATCGTCACCTTAGACGGGGAATTACTGGAAACTAGTGGTGCAATGACTGGTGGTAGTAACAGCCAGCGTTCAGCCTTGCGGTTTGGCAATGCGGAAGCGGCGGAATCTGATGAAGCGATCGCTTTGAGAAGTCGTTTGGTGGATATTGAGCGGGTTTTAGAGCGTTGTACTGAAGCGATCGCAACTTTATCAGCCAGAAGCAAAAAACTCACCCAAGAACTCGCAGAAGCTCGTCAGGCGCGGCGCGAGCAGCAGTTGCAATTAGAACAGTTGCAGAAAGATATTAAAAATTTAACGGCACAATTAGAGGGGACGCGATCGCAACTCGCCCAAAACAGTGAAAAGTTAGCCATTGCTCAATCCCGATTAGAAATTTTAGATCGGGAATTACCGGGACAAGAAACTCATCTGCAACAATTGCGACACGCTTTAGCAGAGTTAGAAGCATCCCAAACCCCTAGTGAATGGCAACAAATCCAAGTGAAAATTAAAACTCAAGAGCAACAATTACAACAACGGGAGACAGCATTACGCGAAGCTGAACAAAGATTAAAAAATTTGGAAAATCAGCAACAGCGATCGCAAGAAAAAATCCAAGAAGCAGAGACACGCATCGCAGAATACGAAACCCAAAAAACCTCTTGTAGAGACGCGATTCATCACGTCTTGAGCCAAATCACAACGATAGACGACCAAATCACCCAAACCCGTTTATCGTTAACTCAAATGGAGCAAAATTTGGGAGAAGAAAAACAAAAACGCGACGCTACAGAATTGGAAGTGCGATCGCATCTTTTGCGCCAACAACAATTGCAATGGGAAATCGAAAAACTCAAAGAAACCCAAGAGAAGCGGCGGGAGGAATTAATTGCACTGCAAAGCCAGTTACGGGATATGGGAGCAGAATTACCAAATCCGTTGCCGGAGGTTCCAGATAAGGTAGATTTAGAAGAATTACAGAAAGAATTGCGATCGCTTACCAAACGCTTACAAGCGATGGAACCTGTTAATATGCTGGCGTTAGAAGAATACGAACGCACTCAAAACCGCCTCCAAGAACTGACGCAAAAATTAGAGACATTAGAAGGGGAACGCACCGAACTACTTTTGCGGATTGAAAACTTTACCACATTGCGACAACTTGCTTTTAAAGAAGCATTCGATGCTGTCAACGAAAACTTTCAATCGATTTTTGCCATTCTTTCGGACGGCGACGGCTTTTTGCAACTCGAAAATCCTGAAGATCCCTTTAGCAGTGGACTAAATTTAGTCGCTCATCCCAAAGGTAAACCCGTACAACGCCTCGCTTCCATGTCTGGGGGAGAAAAATCACTTACAGCCTTGAGCTTTATCTTTGCCCTTCAACGCTACCGTCCATCGCCCTTTTACGCCTTTGACGAAGTAGATATGTTCTTAGATGGAGCAAACGTAGAACGATTAGCTAGAATGATTAAGCAACAGTCACAACAAGCGCAATTTATAGTTGTGAGTTTGCGTCGTCCGATGATAGAATCAGCCGAACGCACAATTGGCGTTACTCAAGCACGAGGAGCTTACACTCAAGTTTTGGGGATTAAATTACAATCATCCAATACATCTGCTTGA
- a CDS encoding ABC transporter ATP-binding protein: protein MKTRSNYWQLLPYIRLQWKTITKGLIGILGYVLATLLLINLAGKLAIPFAQGNVVAIAQITGSCALVFLVRGLFQSIQDMYMAKASLRVAFHLRQQVYAHLQKLNLSYFETAKAGDLSYRLTEDVDRVGEVVNKGFHDFIPCILQLVAIPIYMIYLNWQLTLATVIVAPLMGILVGWFGERLRKYSLKSQNRVSGLSAILAEVFNGIRLVQAFAAENYEIARFGHEAERSLKAKYSAERLKAIQIPIVGFLEALSALSLLIVGAWQISQNNLTVANFFSYLAAAALLIDPIGHTTNNYNEFKQGEASVDRVFELMAIQPTVIEKFNAIALPPVKGKIEYRHISFAYKPGEPVLKDISLLVSPGEAIALVGASGAGKTTFVNLLPRFYDPEVGQIFIDDVDIRDVKLHSLRRQIGIVPQETIMFSGTIAQNIAFGQDVFDIKAVKEAAKIANAHEFISQLPEVYQTWVGERGVNLSGGQRQRIAIARAVLLNPQILILDEATSALDSESEALVQEALERLMQKRTVFIIAHRLSTVRRCDRILVLEQGQIVESGTHEELLALEHRYARFYAQQFS from the coding sequence TTGAAAACCCGTTCTAATTACTGGCAACTGCTGCCTTATATCCGACTCCAGTGGAAAACCATCACCAAGGGACTTATTGGGATCTTGGGATACGTGCTGGCGACATTATTGTTGATAAATCTTGCCGGTAAATTGGCAATTCCCTTTGCACAGGGTAATGTAGTAGCGATCGCTCAAATAACTGGCAGCTGTGCTTTAGTCTTTCTTGTCAGAGGCTTGTTTCAGTCTATACAAGATATGTACATGGCGAAAGCTTCTTTAAGAGTTGCTTTTCATCTCCGCCAGCAAGTCTACGCCCATCTGCAAAAGCTAAATCTCAGCTATTTTGAAACCGCAAAAGCAGGTGACTTATCTTACCGCCTCACAGAAGATGTTGACCGGGTTGGCGAAGTGGTAAATAAAGGATTTCACGACTTTATCCCCTGTATTTTGCAGTTGGTGGCAATTCCGATTTACATGATTTACCTGAATTGGCAACTGACATTAGCAACAGTCATAGTTGCACCACTGATGGGTATTTTAGTCGGCTGGTTTGGTGAACGTTTACGCAAGTATTCCTTAAAAAGTCAAAATCGCGTGTCGGGTTTATCAGCCATTCTCGCGGAAGTTTTCAACGGTATTCGTTTGGTACAGGCTTTTGCTGCTGAAAATTACGAAATTGCCCGCTTTGGTCATGAAGCAGAACGCAGTCTCAAAGCCAAATACTCAGCCGAACGCCTCAAAGCGATTCAGATTCCCATAGTGGGATTTCTGGAAGCTTTAAGTGCGTTATCGTTACTAATTGTGGGAGCGTGGCAAATTTCCCAAAATAACTTGACAGTGGCGAATTTTTTCAGCTATCTGGCGGCGGCGGCGCTGTTAATTGATCCCATTGGTCACACTACTAACAACTACAACGAATTTAAGCAGGGTGAGGCATCCGTTGACCGCGTTTTTGAATTGATGGCAATTCAGCCAACGGTGATTGAAAAGTTCAATGCGATCGCTCTCCCCCCAGTTAAGGGCAAAATAGAATATCGTCATATTTCCTTTGCCTATAAGCCTGGTGAACCCGTATTAAAAGATATCAGTTTATTGGTATCGCCAGGTGAAGCGATCGCTCTTGTGGGTGCTTCTGGTGCAGGTAAAACCACATTTGTGAATCTCCTCCCCCGTTTTTATGACCCTGAAGTGGGGCAAATCTTCATTGACGATGTTGATATTCGGGATGTGAAGCTGCATAGTCTGCGGCGACAAATTGGGATTGTTCCTCAAGAAACCATCATGTTTTCGGGGACGATTGCTCAAAATATCGCTTTTGGACAAGATGTTTTTGATATAAAAGCAGTGAAAGAGGCGGCGAAAATTGCTAATGCCCATGAATTTATTAGCCAACTGCCAGAGGTTTATCAGACTTGGGTGGGTGAACGTGGGGTAAACTTATCAGGAGGACAAAGACAAAGAATTGCGATCGCTCGTGCGGTTCTCCTCAATCCCCAAATCTTGATTCTTGATGAGGCGACATCAGCATTAGACTCTGAATCAGAAGCACTAGTACAGGAAGCGCTGGAAAGACTGATGCAAAAACGCACAGTATTTATTATTGCTCACCGTTTATCAACCGTGAGACGGTGCGATCGTATTTTAGTTCTCGAACAGGGACAAATTGTCGAATCAGGAACCCATGAAGAATTATTAGCCCTAGAGCATCGCTACGCGCGGTTTTATGCCCAGCAATTTAGTTAG
- a CDS encoding histidine phosphatase family protein: MTLNLYLLRHGETTFSQSGNFCGETDAELTTEGMQMASGFADVYQKLKWEAVYVSPMKRTIATAKPFCDAIGMDMQLRDGLREGSYGEWERKSKSFAQENYAENYVKWLTEPAWNAPLGGETAVDIANRSMPVIAEIQEKHHQGNVLVVSHKATIRIMLCSLLGIDLGRYRYRVNILVASVSMVKFDVNGPLLEILGDRHHIPDHIRSRPGT; the protein is encoded by the coding sequence ATGACACTCAATTTATATTTACTGCGACATGGAGAGACTACTTTTAGTCAAAGTGGTAATTTCTGCGGTGAAACTGATGCGGAGTTGACAACAGAGGGGATGCAGATGGCATCCGGTTTCGCCGATGTTTATCAAAAATTGAAGTGGGAAGCGGTTTATGTTAGCCCGATGAAGCGCACAATTGCAACTGCCAAGCCATTTTGTGATGCTATCGGTATGGATATGCAGTTGCGTGACGGACTTAGAGAAGGTAGTTACGGCGAATGGGAAAGGAAGAGTAAATCGTTTGCTCAAGAGAATTACGCAGAAAACTATGTAAAATGGTTGACAGAACCCGCTTGGAATGCACCACTAGGTGGAGAAACTGCGGTAGATATTGCTAACCGTTCTATGCCTGTAATTGCTGAAATTCAAGAAAAACATCACCAAGGTAATGTTTTAGTAGTTTCCCATAAAGCCACGATTCGGATTATGCTTTGCAGTTTACTGGGAATTGATTTGGGACGCTATCGCTATCGGGTGAATATTTTGGTCGCGTCGGTAAGTATGGTTAAATTTGACGTTAATGGCCCTTTGTTAGAAATATTAGGTGATCGTCATCATATACCCGATCATATTCGCTCTCGTCCGGGAACATAA
- a CDS encoding toll/interleukin-1 receptor domain-containing protein gives MQEIGRGNYVIVVVSDKYLRSEYCMFEAVEIMKRKDYEQKVFPVVLQDANVYTKEGKSEYIKYWKQQKEKIKELIGSERTSHEYSAMHDVADKIMEISQKIDEFMFFISDKLSIDPSHNFNVFINQLTDAIKNDAVKLRSKKSILVAGTGNFHIPNEVNWCAQKLGAKIAEYNYNLITGGWQGVDYVVADKFAEKITQQNIRLTDKLTHVVPREKQPVFKGGKVEYTESGINEWLDCLRHSDLVILVGGVGGTYETYLYAKQEKIPVIPIVCTNGDAKKVFDEMLANWDSKLMGNISPEKFKSLNQYINDPSTAEDVVNDVMDIVNEIIFAKTMLNTQDKLI, from the coding sequence ATGCAGGAAATCGGGCGCGGAAACTATGTAATTGTCGTTGTCAGCGACAAATATTTGCGCTCGGAATACTGTATGTTTGAAGCTGTTGAAATCATGAAACGCAAGGATTATGAACAAAAAGTTTTTCCTGTGGTTTTACAGGATGCTAATGTTTATACCAAAGAAGGTAAGAGCGAGTACATAAAATATTGGAAGCAACAGAAAGAAAAAATCAAAGAACTCATCGGTTCAGAACGAACTTCTCATGAATATTCAGCAATGCATGATGTTGCTGATAAAATTATGGAAATTTCGCAAAAAATTGATGAATTCATGTTTTTCATCTCAGATAAATTAAGCATTGATCCATCTCATAACTTTAATGTATTTATTAATCAGCTTACTGACGCTATTAAAAATGATGCTGTTAAACTTAGAAGTAAAAAGAGCATTTTAGTTGCAGGTACAGGAAACTTTCATATTCCTAATGAAGTCAATTGGTGCGCTCAAAAGCTTGGGGCGAAAATAGCAGAATATAACTATAACCTGATTACTGGTGGATGGCAGGGAGTAGATTATGTTGTAGCTGATAAGTTTGCTGAAAAAATCACGCAACAAAATATCCGCCTAACCGATAAGTTAACTCACGTTGTTCCACGAGAAAAACAACCTGTCTTTAAGGGTGGAAAAGTCGAATACACTGAGTCAGGTATTAATGAGTGGCTCGATTGTTTGCGACATTCAGATTTGGTGATTCTTGTGGGAGGCGTTGGCGGAACGTATGAAACTTATCTGTATGCTAAACAAGAAAAAATTCCGGTGATTCCTATTGTATGCACTAATGGAGATGCCAAAAAAGTGTTCGACGAAATGCTGGCAAATTGGGATAGTAAATTAATGGGAAATATCTCACCGGAAAAATTTAAGTCACTGAATCAATATATCAATGACCCTTCAACAGCAGAAGATGTAGTCAATGATGTTATGGATATCGTTAACGAAATTATTTTTGCAAAAACCATGCTAAATACTCAGGATAAGCTCATCTAA
- a CDS encoding BON domain-containing protein, translating into MKKLILLLVSSILVVGTFGCQEAPKTGSETPSATNEAAQIPAKPASQTNETAKVPGIQTTPLAASTDTKVKTGSEKTATTKVKSDLKTEVSAKLNKGLPGNKLQVENKEGEIILKGTVTSAEELKKAETLVKQVQGVKTVKVEAKVDAVKKP; encoded by the coding sequence ATGAAAAAGCTAATTCTATTACTAGTTAGTAGTATTTTGGTAGTTGGTACTTTTGGCTGCCAAGAGGCTCCTAAAACTGGTTCGGAAACTCCTAGCGCTACTAATGAAGCTGCTCAAATACCAGCAAAACCAGCTTCACAGACAAATGAAACTGCCAAAGTTCCAGGAATACAAACAACTCCTTTAGCAGCTAGCACAGATACTAAAGTTAAAACTGGTTCCGAAAAAACGGCAACAACAAAAGTTAAAAGCGACTTAAAAACTGAAGTTAGCGCCAAGTTGAACAAAGGTTTACCAGGCAATAAGTTACAAGTTGAAAACAAAGAGGGTGAAATTATCCTCAAAGGCACAGTCACTTCTGCTGAAGAACTCAAGAAGGCTGAAACTTTGGTTAAACAAGTTCAAGGTGTGAAGACGGTGAAGGTGGAAGCTAAAGTTGATGCTGTGAAAAAGCCATAA
- a CDS encoding carbonic anhydrase, with translation MKRLIKGLREFKSSYFSTHQQLFEQLSHGQKPRVLFITCSDSRLDPNLITQAQVGELFVIRNAGNIIPPYGASNGGEGATIEYAVQALDIRQIIICGHSHCGAMKGLMKLHNLSDEMPLVHDWLKYAEATRRLVIDHYSDYDGEELLEIMIAENVLTQIENLRTYPVIHSKLYQGELSIYAWIYHIETGEVFAYDPQKHAYVLPQTQLPESEIDESFRGQYANTNVAVHSPENQQNDVQPYEKVSVSAFEWFPMKRLSPEQMERIYRGSNNGS, from the coding sequence ATGAAGAGATTAATTAAAGGTCTGCGCGAATTTAAATCTAGCTATTTTTCGACACATCAACAATTGTTTGAGCAACTTTCACATGGTCAAAAGCCCAGGGTATTGTTTATTACCTGTTCTGATTCGCGTCTCGATCCAAATCTAATTACACAAGCCCAAGTCGGTGAATTATTTGTCATTCGCAATGCAGGTAACATCATTCCACCGTATGGGGCAAGTAATGGCGGTGAAGGAGCGACAATTGAATATGCTGTTCAAGCTTTAGATATTCGCCAAATTATTATTTGTGGTCACTCTCATTGCGGTGCAATGAAAGGACTAATGAAGTTACACAATCTCAGCGACGAAATGCCGCTTGTACATGATTGGCTTAAATATGCAGAGGCGACTCGAAGGTTAGTTATAGACCACTACAGTGACTACGACGGAGAAGAACTGCTAGAGATTATGATTGCCGAAAATGTTCTTACTCAAATTGAGAATTTGCGGACGTATCCAGTGATTCACTCTAAGCTTTATCAGGGGGAACTCAGCATTTATGCTTGGATTTATCACATTGAAACAGGAGAAGTTTTTGCATACGATCCCCAAAAGCACGCTTATGTTTTACCTCAGACTCAGCTTCCAGAATCAGAAATAGATGAGTCGTTCAGAGGTCAGTATGCAAATACTAATGTAGCAGTGCATTCCCCTGAAAACCAGCAAAATGATGTTCAACCTTATGAAAAAGTGTCTGTTTCTGCATTTGAGTGGTTTCCAATGAAACGCCTTTCTCCAGAGCAGATGGAACGAATTTATCGAGGTTCAAATAATGGAAGTTGA